A window of the Diospyros lotus cultivar Yz01 unplaced genomic scaffold, ASM1463336v1 superscaf1, whole genome shotgun sequence genome harbors these coding sequences:
- the LOC127793042 gene encoding myb-related protein 305-like: MSSLRKCSASRTTATTLTTASSDEEAELRRGPWTLEEDTLLIQYISCHGEGRWNMLAKRSGLRRTGKSCRLRWLNYLKPDVKRGNLTPREQLLILELHSKWGNRWSKIAQHLPGRTDNEIKNYWRTQVQKQARRLKIDSNSKAFQEVIQCLWMPRLLQKLQASSSSPSHTFHPSPNQQQPPTLIKPFPPIDQATPNGLDHHPLWSFPLEQCTSPQMNAISETIIPQINPESPFQAMSKSDCCYNLDSNIGFDTEMFSSASMPDFEDPNVAGSDSAQNNWFGNGMVDSLWNMDESWQFMEF, encoded by the exons ACTACTGCATCCAGTGATGAAGAAGCTGAGCTCAGAAGAGGTCCATGGACTCTTGAAGAAGACACCCTTCTCATCCAATACATCTCTTGCCATGGCGAAGGCCGCTGGAACATGCTTGCCAAGCGTTCTG gtTTGAGGAGAACCGGCAAGAGTTGCCGGCTGCGATGGCTGAATTACCTTAAACCCGACGTTAAGCGCGGCAATCTCACCCCCCGGGAGCAGCTCTTGATCCTCGAACTCCACTCCAAGTGGGGCAACAG ATGGTCCAAGATTGCGCAGCATTTGCCGGGGAGGACGGACAACGAGATCAAGAACTACTGGAGAACACAGGTGCAGAAACAGGCGAGGCGGCTGAAGATTGATTCAAACAGCAAAGCCTTCCAGGAAGTGATCCAGTGCCTCTGGATGCCGAGGCTGCTCCAGAAGTTGcaagcatcatcatcatctccttCTCACACCTTTCATCCGTCCCCGAACCAGCAGCAGCCTCCGACTCTGATCAAACCGTTTCCCCCCATTGATCAAGCAACACCCAACGGCCTCGATCATCATCCTCTCTGGAGCTTCCCCTTGGAACAATGCACCAGCCCGCAGATGAACGCCATCTCTGAAACCATAATCCCTCAGATTAACCCAGAGAGTCCGTTTCAAGCCATGAGTAAGAGTGATTGCTGTTACAATCTCGACAGCAATATTGGGTTTGATACAGAGATGTTTAGCTCGGCATCCATGCCGGATTTTGAAGACCCGAATGTTGCCGGGTCGGATTCGGCTCAGAACAACTGGTTTGGCAATGGCATGGTGGACAGCTTGTGGAACATGGATGAATCGTGGCAGTTCATGGAATTCTAA